One genomic window of Sporosarcina ureae includes the following:
- a CDS encoding 3-ketoacyl-ACP reductase: MAQTLTGKVAFVTGAARGIGKATALHLAKEGVHIGLLARTESVLKEVAAEIESHGVKVAYATADVSSKEQVEEAIASLTTDLGTADILINNAGIATFGTVLEMDPEEWKNIVDVNLMGTYYVTRTVLPQLIEKNAGDIINISSTNGLNGAATSSAYSASKFAVIGFTESLAQEVRRNNIRVSALTPSTVATDLALDLNLIKENDDSKLIQSEDIAEVIVNQLKLNRRVYVKTASFIATNPF, translated from the coding sequence ATGGCACAAACATTAACTGGAAAAGTAGCTTTTGTGACTGGTGCAGCACGAGGAATAGGCAAAGCGACGGCACTTCACTTAGCAAAAGAGGGAGTCCATATTGGATTACTCGCAAGAACAGAGTCTGTTTTAAAAGAAGTGGCTGCAGAAATTGAAAGTCACGGTGTGAAAGTCGCTTATGCAACAGCTGATGTTTCATCTAAAGAGCAAGTTGAAGAAGCCATTGCATCATTAACTACTGATTTAGGAACTGCCGATATTTTAATAAACAATGCGGGCATTGCCACATTCGGTACTGTCTTGGAGATGGATCCGGAGGAATGGAAGAACATAGTAGATGTAAATCTGATGGGCACGTATTATGTTACACGTACTGTATTACCGCAGTTAATTGAAAAAAATGCGGGCGACATCATTAATATTTCATCGACAAATGGTCTAAATGGAGCGGCTACTTCCAGTGCATACAGTGCATCCAAATTTGCGGTAATAGGCTTTACGGAATCATTGGCACAAGAAGTACGACGAAATAATATTCGTGTTTCGGCTCTGACACCAAGTACTGTAGCAACAGATTTGGCACTAGATTTAAATTTGATTAAAGAAAACGATGACTCTAAATTGATTCAATCAGAAGACATTGCTGAAGTGATTGTAAATCAATTGAAGTTAAATCGACGTGTGTATGTAAAAACAGCCAGTTTTATAGCTACGAATCCATTTTAA
- a CDS encoding YycH family regulatory protein, with the protein MGLKYIEIIKSVVLLLLVSLSVLFTFEVWNYSPNYEPLEQLQTVDISISEKKTIDEIIKPYKIITNLKDHVLGSTDTEKIDKILTEMNTWNLSDLQLVSQDKKKFDIAQILRQPSQMSFYFTGEVPMLVYDNVLLIDEVNIPEATFNRLVIDWSQSTQAPVVHLLSEMSGLHYQMQVTLPNKTSFLRNVVDVGQSFEEYVEIDRDNAPVLAVPKDPITIMRNTYYQEEINPIRFRDALFSDPNAVRRSQIDATHEEYGDDHAFMTVDTENKFLNYVMPTEESFEFALPSELLLNSIDFVNEHGGWTDEFRYAYMNPYSRYVRFQLYVGGLPVFSDQPNMSEIKETWGDTRVFKYIRPYYTLDVNIEPVQEKLPSGVEVAESLRESEELDFDLIEEITPGYYMIHDVERKLIILQPCWYYLIKDNWLRFAPKEPQGGGMSGLE; encoded by the coding sequence GTGGGATTGAAATACATTGAAATAATCAAATCCGTCGTATTGTTGTTGCTCGTTTCGTTGAGTGTCTTATTCACCTTTGAGGTCTGGAATTATTCACCCAATTATGAACCACTGGAACAGCTACAGACTGTCGATATATCCATTTCTGAGAAGAAAACAATAGATGAAATTATTAAACCGTATAAAATAATTACTAATTTAAAAGACCACGTACTAGGCTCTACAGATACCGAAAAAATAGACAAAATCCTGACAGAAATGAATACATGGAATTTATCTGATCTACAGCTAGTAAGCCAAGATAAGAAAAAGTTTGATATTGCACAGATCTTGCGTCAACCAAGCCAAATGTCGTTCTACTTTACGGGAGAAGTACCTATGCTAGTCTATGACAATGTATTATTAATCGATGAGGTGAATATTCCGGAAGCTACCTTTAATCGTCTAGTCATAGACTGGAGTCAATCCACGCAAGCACCAGTTGTTCATTTACTGAGTGAAATGAGCGGCTTACATTACCAGATGCAGGTGACGTTACCGAATAAAACAAGTTTTCTACGCAATGTAGTGGATGTTGGTCAATCGTTTGAAGAATATGTGGAAATCGATCGCGACAATGCACCAGTTCTTGCCGTACCAAAAGATCCTATAACTATTATGCGTAATACGTATTATCAGGAAGAAATCAACCCAATACGTTTCCGTGATGCCTTGTTCAGTGACCCGAATGCTGTACGACGTAGTCAAATAGATGCGACGCATGAGGAATATGGAGACGATCATGCTTTTATGACTGTCGATACCGAGAACAAATTTTTAAATTATGTCATGCCTACAGAGGAAAGTTTTGAGTTCGCATTGCCTTCAGAATTGCTGTTGAATTCTATTGACTTCGTCAATGAACATGGCGGCTGGACGGATGAGTTTCGCTACGCCTATATGAATCCGTATTCCCGTTATGTCCGGTTCCAGCTATATGTCGGTGGTTTGCCAGTCTTTAGTGATCAACCGAATATGAGTGAAATTAAGGAGACATGGGGAGATACGCGTGTATTCAAATATATACGTCCATATTACACATTAGACGTGAACATCGAACCGGTACAAGAGAAGCTACCTTCAGGAGTGGAAGTGGCAGAGTCTTTACGTGAATCAGAAGAGCTAGACTTCGATTTGATAGAGGAAATCACTCCCGGTTATTATATGATCCATGATGTAGAACGCAAATTAATTATTTTGCAACCTTGCTGGTATTACCTTATCAAAGATAACTGGTTACGCTTCGCTCCGAAAGAACCGCAAGGAGGTGGCATGAGTGGATTGGAATAG
- a CDS encoding two-component system regulatory protein YycI — protein sequence MDWNRTKTIFIIVFSILNVFLYGLYLDRQMSVGNMQIIGKTSIEETLALENITYDPIPFTKKDVSYLSAHIATFTNEKLEKLSNQSFVLVEKSRLLSQMKKPVKVIEGEDGYDFDEFLKKYVLNGEDYVLWDVDEEEQNAVFFQRVKNETIFHSPNAMLVMHWDKDGKVTHYEQSMLDEFLSFNHKKDLLSQNDAVSSLVTRGYLKPDSTVMQVKSGYSTLVQLTETQVFAPTWNVQVKLKDGTIEHYFINAIEGKVIEFQSDIVEEPIE from the coding sequence GTGGATTGGAATAGAACCAAGACGATCTTCATTATCGTCTTTTCAATTCTAAATGTCTTCTTGTATGGGCTCTATTTAGACAGGCAAATGAGTGTCGGAAATATGCAGATTATCGGGAAAACATCCATCGAAGAAACGTTGGCGCTTGAAAATATTACGTATGACCCCATCCCTTTCACTAAAAAAGACGTTTCGTATTTATCAGCTCATATTGCCACCTTTACTAATGAAAAATTAGAAAAGTTAAGTAACCAATCATTCGTCCTAGTCGAAAAATCACGATTACTATCCCAAATGAAAAAGCCTGTAAAAGTGATTGAGGGGGAAGATGGATATGACTTTGACGAGTTCTTAAAGAAATATGTGCTAAATGGCGAAGATTACGTGCTTTGGGATGTGGATGAAGAAGAACAGAACGCCGTATTCTTTCAACGGGTGAAGAATGAAACAATTTTCCACAGCCCGAATGCCATGCTCGTCATGCATTGGGACAAGGATGGAAAAGTTACTCATTACGAACAAAGTATGCTTGACGAATTCTTAAGCTTTAATCATAAAAAAGATTTACTGTCGCAAAACGATGCGGTCTCCTCACTCGTTACACGTGGCTATCTGAAACCGGATTCCACTGTTATGCAAGTCAAATCAGGTTATTCGACACTCGTTCAGCTGACAGAAACTCAAGTATTTGCACCGACGTGGAATGTTCAGGTAAAATTGAAAGATGGGACGATAGAACATTACTTCATCAATGCGATTGAAGGAAAAGTCATCGAGTTCCAATCGGATATAGTAGAAGAACCAATAGAATAG
- a CDS encoding S1C family serine protease, which yields MDEERREERKEEMEWQQPIPPVEPKRNPKRRSSFWPGLLGALLGGIIVFLVTMYTTGSSSTNDVTTSKQTEDKTNSEHAQVSMDISSEITDVVGNVANAVVGITNIQTVQDFWSSTTSTQEAGSGSGVLYKKEGDKAYIVTNHHVVENSEQLEVSFDDGTKVEGKLIGSDLWTDLAVVEIDAEHVDTVVEFGDSDALKRGESVIAIGNPLGLGFAGSVTVGVISGKDRSIPMDLNKDGNVDWQADVLQTDAAINPGNSGGALINMAGQLIGINSMKISEATVEGIGLAIPINIALPIIEHLEETGQVNRPTMGVSLLDLRQIPIQQQQQTLKLPEEVTEGVVVTDVIPNSSAIEAGMKKYDTIVQLDDEKVTDMVSLRKYLYNKKEIGDPLKITVYRDGKKLDLEMVLKDGNTF from the coding sequence ATGGATGAGGAAAGAAGAGAGGAAAGAAAAGAAGAAATGGAATGGCAACAACCAATTCCACCGGTAGAACCGAAACGCAATCCAAAACGTAGAAGTAGTTTTTGGCCAGGCTTACTTGGTGCACTATTGGGTGGCATTATTGTATTTTTAGTCACGATGTACACGACTGGCTCATCAAGTACTAACGATGTTACAACCTCTAAACAAACGGAAGATAAAACCAACTCGGAACATGCACAAGTATCAATGGACATCTCAAGCGAAATTACCGATGTGGTAGGTAACGTCGCAAATGCCGTCGTGGGTATTACAAATATCCAAACAGTCCAAGACTTCTGGTCTTCCACAACATCTACACAAGAAGCCGGCTCGGGCTCAGGTGTCTTGTATAAAAAAGAAGGCGATAAAGCATATATCGTCACCAACCACCACGTCGTAGAGAATTCCGAACAACTCGAAGTTAGTTTTGATGATGGTACAAAGGTTGAAGGAAAGTTAATCGGCAGTGATCTTTGGACAGACCTGGCTGTAGTTGAAATTGATGCAGAACACGTCGATACAGTGGTAGAATTCGGTGATTCAGATGCGTTAAAACGTGGGGAATCGGTTATTGCCATCGGTAATCCATTAGGACTTGGCTTTGCGGGATCTGTTACAGTGGGTGTAATTTCAGGTAAAGACCGCTCTATTCCAATGGATTTAAACAAAGATGGAAATGTCGATTGGCAGGCCGACGTCTTGCAGACAGATGCAGCGATCAACCCGGGAAACTCCGGTGGTGCTTTAATCAACATGGCCGGCCAATTGATCGGAATCAACTCCATGAAGATTTCTGAAGCGACAGTAGAGGGTATTGGATTGGCTATTCCAATCAATATTGCATTACCTATTATTGAACACTTAGAAGAAACAGGACAAGTAAATCGTCCGACAATGGGCGTATCGTTACTTGATCTTCGACAAATACCCATTCAGCAACAGCAACAGACATTAAAATTGCCTGAAGAAGTAACGGAAGGTGTTGTCGTAACGGACGTCATACCGAATTCATCTGCAATAGAAGCAGGCATGAAGAAGTATGATACAATCGTTCAGTTGGATGATGAGAAAGTGACGGATATGGTCAGTCTACGTAAGTATTTGTATAATAAAAAAGAAATTGGCGATCCATTGAAAATTACAGTCTATCGAGATGGAAAGAAACTGGACTTGGAGATGGTTTTGAAAGACGGAAATACATTCTAA
- a CDS encoding MBL fold metallo-hydrolase, giving the protein MRFSILASGSTGNSLYIETDEHAFLVDAGMSGKKIEGLLGSINRSMKQIDGIFVTHEHSDHIKGIGVLARKYKTPIYANAKTWQAMDGLVGEIPVDQRFHFDMETVKTFGSLDIQSFAVSHDAADPMFYTFNEGDRKLAIITDTGYVSDRMKGHIQGADSFVFESNHDVSMLQMGRYPWSIKRRILSDVGHVSNEDAAVAMSEVVAQKEAHIYLAHLSLDNNMKDLARMSVAQTLEDCGIRAGEFVHLHDTDALESTELVLV; this is encoded by the coding sequence ATGCGATTTAGCATTTTGGCGAGTGGTAGTACAGGCAACTCGCTATATATAGAGACAGATGAGCATGCTTTTCTCGTAGATGCCGGCATGAGCGGTAAGAAAATTGAAGGTTTGCTCGGATCGATCAATCGCTCGATGAAACAAATTGACGGCATTTTCGTCACACATGAACACAGTGATCATATAAAAGGGATCGGCGTACTTGCCCGAAAATATAAAACACCTATCTATGCCAATGCTAAAACTTGGCAAGCGATGGACGGACTGGTAGGAGAGATTCCCGTTGATCAGCGTTTCCACTTCGACATGGAAACGGTGAAAACATTTGGTTCACTGGATATCCAGTCATTTGCTGTATCCCATGACGCAGCAGACCCAATGTTCTATACGTTTAATGAAGGTGACCGTAAACTGGCGATTATTACCGATACGGGCTACGTAAGTGACCGTATGAAAGGTCATATTCAAGGAGCTGACAGCTTTGTATTCGAAAGTAATCACGACGTCAGCATGCTGCAGATGGGTCGCTATCCATGGTCCATTAAACGTCGTATATTAAGTGACGTGGGCCACGTATCAAATGAAGATGCAGCTGTCGCAATGAGTGAAGTAGTAGCTCAAAAAGAAGCGCATATTTATTTAGCCCATCTTAGCTTAGATAACAATATGAAAGACTTGGCGCGCATGAGCGTAGCACAGACACTTGAAGACTGCGGCATTCGTGCAGGGGAATTTGTTCACTTGCATGATACGGATGCATTAGAATCTACAGAGCTTGTGCTAGTCTAA
- the walK gene encoding cell wall metabolism sensor histidine kinase WalK, whose amino-acid sequence MHKVGFFRSIQVKFVLIYVLLILVSMQIIGLYFARELEQTLKDNFTNSIVDRMNLVEFSVREEITKKRKDNDPTLEQSLKNVLVEFTSDDIIEVQVINPKYRILATSSFDNQMRVGQHSTNDNVRKSITSETMKDVVMMDPQSHNRVLSLAKPIFNGNEVVGSLYVEANIESVFQQIEEINRILAGAAAVSLTITILVGIFIARAFTRPISDMRRQARAMAKGNFTRKVKVYGSDEMGQLAIAFNHLTNQLQESQSTTESERRKLASVLENMTDGVISTDRKGRVSLINDSALQMLGVTNDLVINRPIANILGIDDAYTFEELIQMKESIPLDFSTEDQAYILRATISVTQRETGFVNGLIVVLHDNTEQEKIDMERREFVSNVSHELRTPLTTMRSYLDALAEGAWRNEEIAPNFLHVTQNETERMIRLVNDLLKLSRMDSKEYELNKEWVEFNRFFNAVIERFEFSKSQNVRFTRNLYSSSLFVEIDTDKLTQVLDNIISNALKYSPDGGEVRFGVTVSGDYIKVMISDDGMGIPKSNVNRIFDRFYRADRARSRALGGTGLGLAIAKEMIVAHKGDIWAQSEEGKGTTIFFKLPFEQQEDGEWD is encoded by the coding sequence ATGCATAAGGTAGGTTTTTTTCGATCGATTCAAGTCAAATTTGTCTTGATATATGTTCTGCTTATCCTTGTGTCCATGCAGATTATCGGGCTATATTTTGCCCGTGAACTGGAACAAACACTAAAAGATAACTTTACAAATTCTATTGTAGACCGGATGAATTTAGTCGAGTTCAGTGTGCGGGAAGAAATTACAAAAAAACGAAAAGACAATGACCCCACATTAGAACAAAGCTTAAAAAATGTCTTGGTCGAATTCACATCAGATGACATTATTGAAGTACAAGTTATAAATCCAAAATATCGTATTCTGGCGACATCTTCATTTGACAATCAGATGAGGGTAGGCCAACATTCGACTAATGATAATGTGCGAAAGTCAATTACATCGGAGACGATGAAAGATGTCGTGATGATGGATCCGCAATCGCATAATCGCGTGCTTTCCTTGGCCAAGCCGATCTTCAATGGCAATGAAGTTGTAGGGTCGCTTTATGTAGAAGCCAATATTGAATCCGTTTTTCAACAAATTGAAGAAATCAATAGGATATTGGCGGGGGCGGCGGCGGTCTCACTAACCATTACAATACTAGTCGGGATTTTCATTGCTAGAGCATTTACCCGACCAATATCAGACATGCGGAGACAAGCACGGGCAATGGCGAAAGGGAACTTCACCCGAAAGGTTAAAGTGTATGGATCGGATGAGATGGGCCAGCTAGCCATCGCATTCAATCACTTAACCAACCAGCTGCAAGAATCTCAGTCCACCACTGAGAGCGAAAGACGAAAGTTAGCCTCGGTTCTGGAAAATATGACGGACGGTGTTATTTCGACCGACCGTAAAGGACGAGTTAGCCTAATTAACGACTCCGCTCTACAGATGCTTGGCGTAACGAATGATCTTGTCATTAATCGCCCTATCGCCAATATTCTTGGTATAGATGATGCATATACGTTTGAAGAATTGATCCAGATGAAGGAATCGATTCCACTAGATTTCAGTACGGAAGATCAAGCATATATTTTACGAGCGACAATTTCTGTTACCCAGCGTGAGACAGGGTTCGTAAATGGTTTGATTGTCGTATTGCATGATAACACCGAGCAAGAAAAGATTGATATGGAACGTCGTGAGTTCGTGTCAAATGTTTCGCATGAACTGCGTACACCACTCACTACAATGCGCAGTTATCTTGATGCCTTGGCAGAAGGAGCTTGGCGTAATGAGGAAATCGCTCCGAACTTCTTACATGTTACGCAAAATGAAACCGAGCGAATGATTCGTCTTGTGAATGACTTACTGAAACTGTCACGCATGGACAGTAAAGAATATGAATTGAATAAAGAATGGGTGGAATTTAACCGATTCTTCAATGCCGTTATTGAGCGCTTTGAATTCTCCAAGTCGCAAAATGTACGCTTCACACGGAACTTGTATTCAAGCAGTCTATTCGTGGAAATCGATACCGACAAACTAACGCAAGTATTAGACAACATCATTTCCAATGCTTTGAAGTATTCGCCAGATGGTGGAGAAGTCCGCTTCGGTGTAACGGTTTCAGGTGATTATATTAAAGTGATGATTTCAGATGATGGAATGGGTATACCTAAATCCAACGTCAATCGAATTTTCGACCGTTTCTATCGTGCAGATAGAGCCCGTTCCCGTGCACTCGGCGGAACCGGTCTTGGTCTTGCAATTGCTAAGGAAATGATTGTGGCACATAAAGGAGATATTTGGGCGCAGAGTGAAGAAGGAAAAGGAACGACAATATTCTTCAAGCTACCATTTGAACAACAAGAGGACGGTGAGTGGGATTGA
- the gshAB gene encoding bifunctional glutamate--cysteine ligase GshA/glutathione synthetase GshB, translating into MDLKKMLADERVKPYLMKARYGIEKEGQRVDLDGHLATTCHPANIGMGDEHPYIQRDFSETQMELITPVLNTLDELFDYLSGIHDVAYRSMGKNEMLWPLSMPPALPKKEEDIMIAKLNNFENVLYRRSLANSYGRRKQMICGIHFNFEFRDELLRMLFDLQSDFDDYQQFKTDIYLKLTRNYLYYRWLVTYFYGASPRSEENFYGCDDQPDEPVRSIRSSRFGYTNHDDVNVSFSTIQKYISDLSSVVNRGLLVEEKEFYTAMRLRGSDRVADFEHTGVRYVELRNIDLNPFETNGISYEQAEFLHVFLLYLLQKEEDPESDEWGNAGDARNDVVALEHPLAHTQFEDEAHELVDEMEQLSKDLDFPVSESLFVNLREMLADPSKTLAGRLYSESEKTSQSQVATEIARETYTQLWEKPYELTGFTDMELSTQIMMYDAIQKGIKVEVLDRQDQFLKLKLHDHIEYVKNGNMTSKDTYVSTLIMENKTVTKKILHQEGYRVPGGDEFSNSEEALRAYEMFAKTPFVVKPKTTNYGIGISIFKDGASYEDYEKAISLAFDEDSSVLVEEFLEGTEYRFFVLHDKVLAVMLRVPANVTGDGTHTIKELVEEKNRDPLRGTDHRTPLELIQLGELEVLMLKGQGYQLNSIPEDGEIVYLRENSNVSTGGDSIDVTDQVSEDYKKIAVDAVAALGAKISGIDLIIEDLDVPAANPGAYGIIEANFNPSMYMHIYPYKGKTRRVTTDILHYLFPELL; encoded by the coding sequence ATGGATCTTAAGAAAATGCTAGCCGATGAACGTGTGAAACCATATCTTATGAAAGCCCGTTACGGTATAGAAAAAGAAGGACAGCGCGTAGATCTCGATGGGCACTTGGCAACGACCTGCCACCCCGCGAATATCGGAATGGGAGACGAGCATCCGTATATTCAACGCGACTTCTCTGAAACTCAAATGGAATTGATCACGCCTGTCCTGAACACACTGGACGAATTATTTGATTACCTATCAGGCATTCATGACGTTGCCTATCGTTCGATGGGCAAGAATGAAATGCTCTGGCCGTTAAGTATGCCCCCTGCCCTTCCTAAAAAAGAAGAAGATATCATGATTGCAAAGCTGAACAATTTTGAAAATGTTCTCTATCGTCGTTCACTTGCCAATTCATACGGTCGTCGCAAACAAATGATTTGTGGTATTCATTTCAATTTTGAATTCAGAGACGAACTGCTCCGTATGTTATTTGATTTACAATCAGACTTCGATGATTATCAGCAATTCAAAACAGATATTTATTTGAAACTGACTAGAAACTATTTGTACTATCGCTGGCTCGTCACGTATTTCTACGGTGCGTCCCCTAGAAGTGAAGAAAACTTCTATGGATGCGACGACCAACCCGACGAACCAGTTAGAAGTATTCGAAGCAGCCGATTCGGCTATACGAACCATGATGATGTAAATGTGTCGTTTAGCACGATTCAGAAATACATTTCGGATTTATCTTCCGTAGTTAATAGAGGTTTGCTGGTAGAAGAAAAAGAGTTCTATACAGCTATGCGTTTACGTGGCAGTGATCGGGTGGCAGACTTCGAGCATACTGGTGTGCGTTATGTAGAGTTACGGAATATCGACTTAAACCCGTTTGAAACGAATGGCATTAGCTATGAGCAAGCGGAATTTCTGCATGTATTCCTGCTTTATCTTCTACAAAAAGAAGAAGATCCGGAGAGTGACGAATGGGGTAATGCGGGTGATGCTCGCAATGATGTTGTCGCACTTGAGCATCCACTAGCACATACTCAGTTTGAAGACGAAGCACATGAACTGGTGGATGAAATGGAACAGTTATCAAAAGATCTGGACTTCCCAGTTTCCGAATCATTATTTGTGAATCTGCGAGAGATGCTTGCTGATCCTTCCAAAACCTTGGCGGGAAGACTTTATTCAGAGAGTGAAAAGACGAGTCAAAGCCAGGTGGCGACAGAAATTGCGAGGGAAACCTATACTCAGCTGTGGGAAAAGCCATATGAATTGACAGGCTTTACGGATATGGAGCTATCCACGCAGATTATGATGTACGATGCGATTCAGAAAGGCATCAAGGTAGAAGTTTTGGACCGCCAAGATCAATTCTTGAAGTTGAAACTGCATGACCATATAGAATATGTCAAGAACGGTAACATGACGAGTAAGGATACGTATGTATCTACTTTGATTATGGAAAACAAAACGGTTACCAAGAAAATCCTTCATCAAGAAGGTTATCGCGTTCCAGGTGGAGACGAATTCAGTAATAGTGAAGAAGCTTTACGCGCCTATGAGATGTTTGCTAAGACACCATTTGTTGTGAAGCCAAAAACGACGAACTACGGGATCGGCATATCCATCTTCAAAGACGGCGCAAGTTATGAGGATTACGAGAAAGCGATCAGTCTAGCATTCGACGAAGATTCGTCTGTATTGGTAGAAGAGTTCCTTGAGGGCACAGAGTACCGTTTCTTCGTGTTACACGATAAAGTTCTCGCTGTCATGCTACGCGTGCCTGCAAACGTCACAGGAGACGGTACACACACAATTAAGGAACTTGTTGAAGAAAAGAACCGTGATCCACTAAGAGGCACAGACCACCGTACACCATTGGAACTTATTCAACTCGGAGAACTAGAGGTTCTTATGCTGAAAGGTCAAGGTTATCAACTGAATTCTATTCCTGAAGACGGGGAGATCGTCTACTTGCGTGAGAACTCCAACGTCAGTACTGGTGGAGATTCGATTGATGTAACCGATCAAGTTTCCGAGGATTATAAGAAGATTGCAGTAGATGCAGTAGCCGCTCTCGGAGCAAAAATTAGCGGTATCGATTTGATTATTGAAGATCTCGATGTTCCGGCAGCCAATCCAGGCGCGTATGGCATCATCGAAGCGAACTTTAACCCTTCGATGTATATGCATATTTACCCTTATAAAGGCAAAACACGACGAGTGACAACCGATATTTTGCATTACTTATTCCCGGAACTGTTATAA
- the rlmH gene encoding 23S rRNA (pseudouridine(1915)-N(3))-methyltransferase RlmH translates to MNISIVTVGKLKEKYLKQGIEEYTKRLNSYAKMQLIEVADEKAPETLSEADMEIVKKKEADRILAKIAPDAHVIALAIDGKMKTSEEFAASIDSLMTYGKSKIVFVIGGSLGLHSSVLQRSNEKLSFSKMTFPHQLMKLVLVEQIYRGFRIIKGEPYHK, encoded by the coding sequence GTGAATATATCAATTGTGACCGTGGGTAAGTTAAAAGAAAAGTATTTGAAACAAGGAATAGAAGAGTATACGAAACGTCTGAATAGCTATGCAAAAATGCAATTAATCGAAGTGGCGGATGAAAAAGCACCTGAAACACTAAGCGAAGCCGACATGGAAATCGTTAAAAAGAAAGAAGCTGATCGAATTCTGGCGAAAATTGCACCAGACGCGCATGTTATTGCACTAGCAATCGACGGGAAAATGAAAACTTCTGAAGAATTCGCAGCCAGTATCGATTCATTGATGACCTATGGTAAAAGCAAGATTGTCTTTGTGATTGGTGGTTCACTCGGCTTACATAGTAGTGTATTACAACGATCGAATGAGAAGTTGTCCTTTTCCAAGATGACGTTTCCACATCAGTTGATGAAGTTGGTGTTGGTGGAGCAAATTTATCGTGGGTTTCGGATTATTAAGGGTGAGCCTTATCATAAGTAA
- the fghA gene encoding S-formylglutathione hydrolase translates to MNVERVEQRRSFGGEQNKYNHYSEVLKCDMTFSVFLPSNKEQKEIPLIWFLSGLTCTDDNFSQKSGFQSLAEKHQVAVIIPDTSPRGEDVANVEAFDLGQGASFYLNATEEPWAKHYQMYSYITEELSKIAATLVPNFSGKESIMGHSMGGYGALMIGMKNANRFKAISAFSPISSPSDVPWGVKAFSTYLGEDKATWKQWDTTELVKEAGLPPILITQGMADDFYPEQLNEKPFLENAKQHNQAVEYNQVEGYDHSYFFISSFLEEHFDFHMKNLE, encoded by the coding sequence ATGAATGTAGAACGCGTTGAGCAACGTCGCTCTTTTGGTGGGGAACAAAACAAGTACAACCATTATTCAGAAGTTCTCAAGTGTGATATGACATTTAGTGTCTTCTTACCATCTAATAAAGAACAAAAAGAAATACCGCTCATTTGGTTTTTATCGGGATTAACATGTACGGATGATAACTTCAGTCAAAAAAGTGGTTTCCAAAGCTTAGCTGAAAAACATCAGGTAGCTGTAATTATACCCGATACATCACCACGCGGAGAAGATGTAGCGAACGTTGAGGCATTTGACCTTGGACAAGGTGCGAGCTTTTATTTAAACGCAACTGAAGAGCCATGGGCTAAGCATTATCAAATGTATTCGTATATAACGGAGGAGCTAAGTAAAATTGCCGCTACTCTAGTGCCTAATTTCTCAGGTAAAGAAAGTATCATGGGTCACTCAATGGGTGGTTATGGTGCATTGATGATTGGAATGAAGAATGCTAATCGTTTCAAAGCGATTTCAGCGTTCTCTCCAATTTCAAGTCCGAGCGATGTTCCGTGGGGAGTCAAGGCATTTTCTACTTATCTTGGTGAAGACAAAGCGACTTGGAAGCAATGGGATACTACAGAACTGGTGAAAGAAGCGGGTCTTCCTCCTATTTTGATCACGCAAGGAATGGCAGACGATTTCTATCCAGAGCAGTTGAATGAGAAGCCGTTCCTAGAAAATGCGAAGCAGCATAACCAGGCAGTGGAGTATAACCAAGTAGAAGGCTATGACCACAGCTACTTCTTCATCTCCTCATTCTTGGAAGAACACTTTGACTTTCATATGAAGAACTTGGAGTAA